The DNA sequence ATAATCGTGAGCGAACCACCTTCTTCGATGTTCCGCGCCGCGCCGAAGAACCGTTTGGGACGCTGCAGGGCATTGGCATCCACACCACCAGTTAGCACCTTGCCGGAGCTTGGCACCACGGTGTTGTAGGCACGACCGAGACGGGTAATAGAATCGAGCAAGATCACCACATCGCGTCCATGTTCCACCAGACGCTTTGCTTTTTCGATCACCATTTCGGCGACCTGCACGTGACGCACCGCTGGCTCATCAAAGGTAGAGGAGACAACCTCACCCTTCACCGAGCGCTTCATATCCGTCACCTCTTCCGGCCGCTCATCGATCAGAAGTACGATCAGATAGGCTTCAGGATGGTTGGCAGAAATCGAATGCGCAATGTTTTGCAGCAGGACCGTCTTACCAGTCCGCGGCGGCGCCACAATGAGACCGCGCTGCCCCTTACCCAAAGGCGCCACAATATCGATCACCCGCCCGGACGTGTCTTTCCGGGTTGGGTCATCAATTTCCATTTCCAGTTTTTCTTCTGGATAGAGAGGCGTCAGATTGTCGAAGTGAACTTTGTGGCGGGCTTCTTCCGGATCAGCAAAATTGATGGAATTGACCTTGATAAGAGCAAAATACCGCTCACCTTCTTTTGGGCTGCGAATATCACCCTCTACCGTGTCCCCTGTGCGAAGAGAGAAACGGCGGATCTGCGACGGGGAAACATAAATGTCATCGGGACCCGGCAGATAGTTGGCTTCTGGTGACCGCAGGAAACCAAACCCGTCCTGCAGCACCTCGACGACGCCCTCGCCGATAATATCTGTTTCCCGTTCAGCATATTGCTTCAGGATTGCAAACATCAGCTCCTGGGTGCGGAGCGTGCTCGCGTTTTCTACTTCAAGCTCTTCGGCCACAACCAACAGTTCAGTGGGTGACTTTGCTTTCAGTTCTTGCAGTTTGATCTGCGTCATATTTTTTCTCGTGATGGGCTCATTGCCTTGGCGGCAAGAAGCAAAAGGAAGGTAAGAGGCGTCTTTGAATTTAAAATTCGGGACTTGAGAGTCTTGAGAATTGAAATTCTGGTGAATTCAGTGAGATCTGTCTGTCGGTCTGCGGGTGAACCGCTGAGGAGAAATCTGGAACGCAGCCCCGAAAGAAATATCGTGGTGCGGAAATGAAAGTCCCAAAAGGCGCCGTATGTATTCAGGTCTTCAAAGTGGGAAGGTCGGCAGCCCGGCGCCCAATCATGGTCGCGCTCCGGAAGGAACCCGGCGGGTGTTAAACATCATATAGCCTTTGGGCGTCGAGGCGACAAGCCAAAAAGCACCTTCGCAGCAGATCTCGTCAGAGCGAAATCAGAATGGTCGAACAATCACCAGGATCACGATGAAGATGGTGAGCACTGGGGGCACCTCGTTCAGAATACGCATCTGACGAGACGTGTAGGGTCGCTCATCCCGGGCAAAGGCCTTCCGCCACCGCGACAGAAATCCGTGATAAGCCGCCATGGCAGTGACAAGCAGCAGTTTCACATGGAACCAGGCATCTGATCCGATGCTGTCCCATAGAAGCCAGGCAAGGGTGAGCCCGAACACCCAGGCCGCGATCATCGCTGGATTGATGATCCGCCGAAGCAGCAACTCTTCCATCTTCTTGTAGTTTTCAGAGAGCTCAGAGCCTGGTTCCGTCTCCGTATGATAGACGTAAAGCCGCGGCAGGTAATACATGCCCGCCATCCAGAAAATCACACTGATGATGTGAAATGCTTTGATCCAGGGATATAGATTGAGCAGAAAGTCAGTCATTTCGTTCTCAAAACAAATTATATAGAAGCTAATCTAAAGGCGATTTCCGGGGCAGACGCCGCCTGCAAGCTCCTCTGGACAGATGACGTCATCACTTGTCAGCACCGCCCGAATTTGATCGCCCAATTCCCGGACAAAGGCCGGGTGAGTGCCCACGGCTGGCACCCGAATATAGGTTTCAACACCAGATTTCTTAGCAAGGTCTCCATACTCAATATCGAGCTCAACCAAGGTCTCTGAATGTTCGGAAACAAAAGCGATGGGGGCCAGGACAATTTTGCGGCCATCTCTGCCAGCTCGCTCAATTTCATCATCTGTTGAGGGCCCAATCCATTCCAAAGGCCCCACTCGGCTTTGATAGCAGGTGACCCAATCAAGATCTGGAATGTTCAGTTCCTTCGCAACCGCGGCGCAGGTGCGCTCCACTTGGGCCTGGTAGGGATCGCCCCCCTCCACGACTTTTTTTGGCAGCCCGTGAGCTGAAAAGAGAACCCTTACCTTGTCTAGACCACCGGCTTGATCAATGCCTTGGCGAATGAGAGAGGCTTGTGCTTCAACCCAGCCTGACGCTTCTGGATAACAACAAATCTCTTTTGTTTCCAAGGACTTAGATAAAGTACTACCCGGCCCTACCTGTTTCCCCCAGGCCTGCTGCCAGTCCTTAAGAGATGAAGCGGTGGTCGTGGTCGAATATTGCGGATAGAGCGGCAGAAGCACGATCTTGTCGGGATTAAAGGCCGCAACTTTGGCCGCGGCTTCTCCTGAAAACGGATGCCAGTACCGCATGGCGATGAAACATTTCAACTCACCCAAATCTGAGAGAACCCGTTCAATGGCTTCTGCCTGACGTTCTGTTTCCGGAACGATCGGTGATCTGCCTCCAATATGACCATAAATCTCGCGAGCAATCGGTGCCCGCCGCGAAGAGATAATCTTGGCAATCAGCCAGCGAAAAGGTTGGGGAACGCTGATGATCGCCTTGTCAGAGAAGAGGTTAAACAGAAAAGGTTTCACCGCTTCTGGCTTATCCGGCCCACCCAGATTGAACAGCACCACCGCGATGCGTTGACCCCCAGCTCCAACCGTTTCTGACATAATCAGCCT is a window from the Rhodobiaceae bacterium genome containing:
- a CDS encoding hypothetical protein (transcription termination factor Rho), which translates into the protein MTQIKLQELKAKSPTELLVVAEELEVENASTLRTQELMFAILKQYAERETDIIGEGVVEVLQDGFGFLRSPEANYLPGPDDIYVSPSQIRRFSLRTGDTVEGDIRSPKEGERYFALIKVNSINFADPEEARHKVHFDNLTPLYPEEKLEMEIDDPTRKDTSGRVIDIVAPLGKGQRGLIVAPPRTGKTVLLQNIAHSISANHPEAYLIVLLIDERPEEVTDMKRSVKGEVVSSTFDEPAVRHVQVAEMVIEKAKRLVEHGRDVVILLDSITRLGRAYNTVVPSSGKVLTGGVDANALQRPKRFFGAARNIEEGGSLTIISTALIDTGSRMDEVIFEEFKGTGNSEIVLDRKVADKRVFPAMDILKSGTRKEELLVDKVELQKMYVLRRILNPMGTTDAIEFLLDKLKQTKNNGEFFDSMNT
- the hemH gene encoding ferrochelatase — encoded protein: MSETVGAGGQRIAVVLFNLGGPDKPEAVKPFLFNLFSDKAIISVPQPFRWLIAKIISSRRAPIAREIYGHIGGRSPIVPETERQAEAIERVLSDLGELKCFIAMRYWHPFSGEAAAKVAAFNPDKIVLLPLYPQYSTTTTASSLKDWQQAWGKQVGPGSTLSKSLETKEICCYPEASGWVEAQASLIRQGIDQAGGLDKVRVLFSAHGLPKKVVEGGDPYQAQVERTCAAVAKELNIPDLDWVTCYQSRVGPLEWIGPSTDDEIERAGRDGRKIVLAPIAFVSEHSETLVELDIEYGDLAKKSGVETYIRVPAVGTHPAFVRELGDQIRAVLTSDDVICPEELAGGVCPGNRL
- a CDS encoding hypothetical protein (uncharacterized protein family (UPF0093)), encoding MTDFLLNLYPWIKAFHIISVIFWMAGMYYLPRLYVYHTETEPGSELSENYKKMEELLLRRIINPAMIAAWVFGLTLAWLLWDSIGSDAWFHVKLLLVTAMAAYHGFLSRWRKAFARDERPYTSRQMRILNEVPPVLTIFIVILVIVRPF